TAGCTGAATGTCCTGGGGCAACCGTTCCTTTGTTCCCTGCGTTAAAGACCCCATTCTCAAGCTTCCAATACAGATAGCCGCCGTAGCCCAATACGCCAAGAATCGCAATAATCAGCAGGGTTAACAAGATTCTAACTAATCTGCCAAAAAAACCTCTTTTCTGCGGTTTCTTACGCTTTTTTTTCTTAGGAGCACCCTTTACAGGCTGTTTTCTATTATTGGGTTGTTGCCCACTTGCTCTTGGAGGTAAACTGCTGTTTCGTGTACTCATAGTAGAATAAAGTCCTCTTCATTTCATTTGGAATTAAAATTGCCACACTTAAATAGACGTTACATAAGCAGTAAAAGTTTCGTTTACTGTCTTTTTGCTGCAGTTGCAGCCTTTCTCTTCTGCCGAGCTTCCATGATATAACGTACTCGTACGAGCAACATCAATCCGACAGCAACCAGCAGACACTGGATGATCGGTAGCTTATCATGTTGAAAAATGAGGAGCATGCCGGAGCCGATCGCCATCATTATGTAGAGCATAATCTCTTTGCCAATCGATAACTTCTGATTCACACGAAATACCTGATTATACACAAATGTCAGCAATATAAAAATAACAATATAGGCGACGATTGGATGCTCAGCAAACCAGACCTGCATAGATACCGCACTCCTCCCAAATTTAAGATACGTTTACATTATATCATCAGTAGGGGAAGTTTTTGTTATAAAAAAAACCGCCGAAAGTTAAACCTCCGACGGCTCTTTACTATGATAAGTTGATCTTACGCGTTTGCTTGTGCCATTTTACGCTGCTTCTCTACACGTTCGCGTTCGCCTTTGTTCAAAATCTTTTTGCGCAAACGAATGGATTTAGGTGTGATTTCACAATATTCATCATCATTCAAATATTCAAGCGCGCCTTCCAAAGAGAAGGTACGTGGTGTCTTCATTTTTACAGTATCATCTTTGCCTGAGGTACGCATGTTTGTAAGTGCTTTTTCTTTACAGATGTTAACGATAATATCGTTATCACGGGTATGCTCGCCTACGATCATACCTTCATAAATTTCTGTACCTGCATCCAAGAAGAGAATACCACGATCCTCAACACCCACGATTCCATATTGAGTTGTTGATCCAGTCTCACTTGATACAAGAACACCTTGATGACGTCCGCCAACTTGACCAGCAACCAGTGGAGCGTAGCTGTCAAAAGCATGGTTCATAACGCCGTAACCGCGTGTCAAAGTCAAGAAGTAAGTGTTGTAACCAATCAAACCACGTGCAGGAATCAGGAACTCCAGACGTACTTGACCCGTACCGTTGTTAATCATGTTGACCATTTCGGCTTTACGGGTACCCAGACTCTCCATAACAGAGCCCATGCTTTCTTCTGGAATATCAATCATTAGACGCTCAAGCGGCTCCATTTTGACACCGTCGATTTCTTTAATGATTACTTGTGGTTTAGAAACTTGCATTTCATAACCTTCACGACGCATATTCTCGATCAGAATACCAAGGTGAAGCTCACCGCGTCCAGAAACGATAAATGCATCAGGACTATCAGTTTCTTCCACACGCAAACTCACATCTGTTTCAAGCTCTTTAAAGAGACGCTCACGTAGTTTACGGGAAGTTACCCATTTACCTTCTTTACCAGCAAAAGGACTGTTATTCACAAGGAATGTCATTTGCATGGTTGGCTCGTCAATCTTCAGAACTGGAAGTGCTTCAGGGTGTTGTGGGTCAGCAATGGTCTCACCAATGTTGATATCCTTGATCCCTGCGATAGCAACGATATCCCCTGCGCCCGCTTCTTCTGTTTCAATACGTTTCAAACCTTGGAAGCCGAACAATTTCTCAATACGCGCGGTCTTACTCTTACCGTCACGCATAATAACTGTTACAGATTGACCTTGTTTGATTACACCACGGTTTACACGGCCAATAGCAATACGTCCCAGGTATTCATTGTAGTCCATCAAAGTAACGAGGAATTGAAGAGGCTCTTCAACACTTTCGGTTGGAGCTGGAATGTGCTCTACAATTGTTTCATATAGGGAAAGCATGGTATCATCTTGTTTTTCAGGAACCAAGCTTGAAGTACCATTAAGGGCAGATGCATAAACAACAGGGAATTCCAATTGTTCGTCATTTGCTTCAAGTTCGATGAACAAATCGAGTACTTCATCAATAACTTCCTTAGGACGAGCAGCTGGACGGTCAATCTTGTTCACGACAACGATCGGTGTAAGTTTTTGTTCCAATGCTTTACGCAGAACGAATTTCGTTTGCGGCATGCAGCCTTCATAAGCATCAACAACCAGCAATACACCATCAACCATTTTCATGATCCGTTCCACTTCGCCACCGAAGTCAGCGTGTCCAGGTGTATCCACAATGTTGATCAAAAACTCTTTATAAGTTATTGCTGTATTTTTAGCTAGGATTGTAATTCCGCGTTCCCGCTCGATATCGTTAGAGTCCATGGCACGTTCTTGAAGGTGCTCGTGTGCGCTGAAGATCCCCGATTGCTGAAGAAGCTGATCGACGAGTGTTGTTTTGCCATGGTCAACGTGGGCAATGATCGCAATGTTGCGAATATCTTTTCTTGAATGCATGATTTGTATCCAAATCCTCTCATTTATCAAATTAAAACTGTTAAAATTCGTAGCATGTCACGGCAGTCTCACAAAAGAAGCGCCAGGCAGAAAGCCGACGCTTCAACATAACATTAATATTATAGTGAAAGCACTATGAAAAGCAAGTCTTTTTATGAAAAAAGCAGTTTCCAATTTTCGTTTTTTTAGGATGGAACATCGGCTAGCTTCAATTCCATCTATTCCAGCTGCGTGTTCTGCCCCGTCCAGTAATCAGCCAAATCCCTGCAGCGATAAATACAATACCAATTAGAT
This Paenibacillus sp. FSL R5-0345 DNA region includes the following protein-coding sequences:
- a CDS encoding YlaH-like family protein, encoding MQVWFAEHPIVAYIVIFILLTFVYNQVFRVNQKLSIGKEIMLYIMMAIGSGMLLIFQHDKLPIIQCLLVAVGLMLLVRVRYIMEARQKRKAATAAKRQ
- the typA gene encoding translational GTPase TypA, encoding MHSRKDIRNIAIIAHVDHGKTTLVDQLLQQSGIFSAHEHLQERAMDSNDIERERGITILAKNTAITYKEFLINIVDTPGHADFGGEVERIMKMVDGVLLVVDAYEGCMPQTKFVLRKALEQKLTPIVVVNKIDRPAARPKEVIDEVLDLFIELEANDEQLEFPVVYASALNGTSSLVPEKQDDTMLSLYETIVEHIPAPTESVEEPLQFLVTLMDYNEYLGRIAIGRVNRGVIKQGQSVTVIMRDGKSKTARIEKLFGFQGLKRIETEEAGAGDIVAIAGIKDINIGETIADPQHPEALPVLKIDEPTMQMTFLVNNSPFAGKEGKWVTSRKLRERLFKELETDVSLRVEETDSPDAFIVSGRGELHLGILIENMRREGYEMQVSKPQVIIKEIDGVKMEPLERLMIDIPEESMGSVMESLGTRKAEMVNMINNGTGQVRLEFLIPARGLIGYNTYFLTLTRGYGVMNHAFDSYAPLVAGQVGGRHQGVLVSSETGSTTQYGIVGVEDRGILFLDAGTEIYEGMIVGEHTRDNDIIVNICKEKALTNMRTSGKDDTVKMKTPRTFSLEGALEYLNDDEYCEITPKSIRLRKKILNKGERERVEKQRKMAQANA